From the genome of Streptococcus lutetiensis, one region includes:
- a CDS encoding ABC transporter ATP-binding protein, with translation MLKIFKRLTAKEIIMMIIAVLFVCLNVFLDLKIPDYMSDITSLLSTQGTKAKDIFAWNLDAPGMRMVLLSLGSFAASVVVGFLAARIAASFSTRLRDDIFHSVLDFSDAEIKKFSIPSLLTRTTNDITQIQLVFTMGLQVITKGPIMAIWAITKIADKNHEWLMVLVVAVAVMILMLIFLLMMVMPKQRMIQKLTDKLNSITRESLTGIRVVRAYNAESYQDGKFAKANDNVTNFNLFINRSMALMSPVMTSISSGMTLAIYWIGAFLIEDIAIPKDPTKIAGAMQDKVNIFSDMVVYSSYAMQVVIGFMMMIIVFFILPRAVVAAGRINEVLDTKPSVTYPEESKAQPAEKGSVEFDDVSFRYSEHSEAVLEHVSFKAKAGDTVAFIGSTGSGKSTLVNLIPRFYDASEGTIKVDGVDVRDYDHDTLHKIVGYIPQKAVLFSGDIASNMDMGDSNSSPLDDDKMWEALDLAQGKDFVESKEGQLKAKVSQGGQNFSGGQKQRLAIARALARKPEIIIFDDSFSALDYKTDRILRSQLKERTADMTKLIVAQRISTIMDADQILVLDEGKVVGQGTHEELLANNEVYREIAYSQLSKEELENGK, from the coding sequence ATGTTAAAAATTTTTAAACGTTTAACGGCAAAAGAAATCATCATGATGATTATTGCCGTCTTATTTGTGTGTTTGAATGTTTTCTTGGATTTAAAAATTCCAGATTACATGTCTGATATCACATCTTTACTCTCAACTCAAGGAACAAAAGCAAAAGATATTTTTGCTTGGAATCTAGATGCCCCAGGTATGCGTATGGTCTTGCTTTCTTTAGGAAGTTTTGCAGCCTCTGTGGTTGTCGGATTCTTAGCCGCACGCATCGCAGCAAGTTTCAGTACGCGTTTGCGTGATGATATTTTCCATAGTGTTTTGGACTTTTCAGATGCGGAAATTAAGAAATTTTCAATTCCAAGTCTTTTAACACGTACAACAAATGACATTACTCAAATTCAGTTGGTCTTTACCATGGGACTTCAAGTTATTACCAAAGGACCAATTATGGCAATCTGGGCTATTACGAAGATTGCTGATAAAAACCATGAGTGGTTGATGGTGCTGGTTGTAGCAGTGGCTGTCATGATTTTAATGTTGATTTTCTTGCTCATGATGGTAATGCCAAAACAACGCATGATTCAAAAATTAACGGATAAATTGAACAGTATTACACGTGAATCTTTGACTGGTATTCGTGTTGTTCGTGCTTACAATGCCGAAAGTTATCAAGATGGTAAATTTGCTAAAGCCAATGATAACGTGACAAACTTTAACCTCTTTATCAACCGTTCAATGGCTTTGATGTCACCAGTCATGACAAGTATTTCAAGCGGGATGACTTTGGCAATTTATTGGATTGGTGCTTTCCTGATTGAAGATATTGCTATTCCAAAAGACCCAACTAAGATTGCTGGTGCCATGCAAGATAAGGTAAATATCTTCTCAGATATGGTGGTTTATTCCTCATATGCCATGCAAGTTGTTATTGGTTTTATGATGATGATTATCGTTTTCTTCATTCTTCCCCGTGCGGTTGTCGCTGCAGGTCGTATTAATGAAGTCTTGGATACGAAGCCATCTGTTACTTATCCTGAAGAAAGTAAAGCTCAGCCGGCCGAAAAAGGTTCTGTTGAATTTGATGACGTGTCTTTCCGCTACAGCGAGCATTCGGAAGCTGTTTTGGAACATGTTTCCTTTAAGGCTAAAGCAGGTGATACGGTTGCCTTTATCGGATCAACAGGTTCTGGTAAATCTACTCTAGTTAATTTGATTCCTCGTTTCTATGATGCAAGTGAAGGAACAATCAAAGTTGACGGTGTTGACGTTCGTGATTACGATCATGACACCCTTCACAAGATTGTTGGTTACATTCCGCAAAAAGCTGTGCTCTTTAGTGGAGACATTGCTTCAAATATGGACATGGGTGACAGCAATAGTTCACCGCTTGATGATGATAAGATGTGGGAAGCACTTGATTTGGCACAAGGTAAAGATTTCGTTGAAAGTAAAGAGGGTCAACTAAAAGCTAAAGTCTCCCAAGGTGGTCAAAACTTCTCAGGTGGTCAAAAACAACGCTTGGCGATTGCGCGTGCCCTTGCTCGTAAACCTGAAATTATCATCTTTGATGATTCATTCTCAGCGCTTGATTATAAGACTGACCGAATCCTTCGTTCTCAATTGAAAGAACGTACAGCTGACATGACTAAGTTGATTGTTGCCCAACGTATTTCAACAATCATGGATGCTGATCAGATCTTAGTCTTGGATGAAGGTAAAGTAGTTGGTCAAGGTACTCACGAAGAATTGCTTGCAAATAATGAAGTTTATCGTGAAATTGCCTATTCACAATTATCTAAGGAGGAATTAGAAAATGGAAAATAA
- a CDS encoding MarR family winged helix-turn-helix transcriptional regulator — MRDKDLFSQFRYFINLMENRVHELGGQHGVENLAGPQGFAVLYLRENEDKEVFIKDIERKLKISKSVTSNLIKRMEKNGFIEVVPSEVDKRYKRVVLTELGKAKSKGIDAFHTAIHKQIFDGISREELEISGRVFDRILKNLENKE, encoded by the coding sequence ATGCGAGACAAAGATTTGTTTTCACAATTTAGATACTTTATTAATTTGATGGAGAATCGGGTACATGAGCTCGGTGGGCAGCATGGTGTTGAAAATCTCGCTGGTCCGCAGGGATTTGCAGTTCTTTATTTACGTGAGAATGAAGACAAAGAAGTTTTCATCAAGGACATTGAACGTAAGCTTAAGATTTCAAAATCTGTGACCAGTAATTTGATTAAACGAATGGAGAAGAATGGCTTTATTGAGGTGGTTCCGTCGGAGGTTGATAAGCGTTATAAGCGTGTCGTCTTGACTGAGCTGGGTAAAGCAAAATCCAAAGGCATCGATGCTTTTCATACTGCTATTCATAAGCAAATTTTTGATGGTATTAGCCGTGAAGAGCTAGAAATTTCTGGTCGTGTTTTTGATCGTATTTTGAAAAACTTAGAAAACAAGGAGTAA
- a CDS encoding peptide deformylase: MIREIVKDIFFLAQKSQEATKDDLYLAQDLQDTLNANRANCIGMAANMIGVKKRVIIVNMGLADLVMFNPVMTNKSLPFDTEESCLSLLGSRPTRRYQKIDVTFMDKNWNKQSLTLTGLAAQICQHELDHLEGIII, translated from the coding sequence ATGATTAGAGAAATTGTAAAAGATATCTTTTTTTTGGCGCAAAAATCGCAAGAAGCTACAAAAGATGACTTGTATCTAGCCCAAGATTTACAGGATACTTTAAATGCGAATCGAGCTAACTGCATTGGAATGGCAGCGAATATGATTGGTGTTAAAAAACGCGTGATTATTGTCAATATGGGCTTGGCAGATTTGGTGATGTTTAATCCAGTTATGACGAATAAATCTCTTCCTTTTGACACTGAAGAGTCTTGTCTATCACTTTTAGGCTCTCGTCCTACGCGACGTTACCAAAAAATCGATGTTACTTTTATGGATAAGAATTGGAATAAACAAAGCTTAACGTTGACTGGTTTAGCAGCACAAATTTGTCAGCATGAACTAGACCATTTAGAAGGTATTATCATCTAG
- a CDS encoding GNAT family N-acetyltransferase: MGRKLLTRLINLSRQSGLKILSLEVRTDNKGAIHLYESLGFRRIGTLEGFMEIDGESIDFDIMELFLEKS, translated from the coding sequence ATTGGCCGTAAACTCTTAACACGCTTAATCAATCTTAGTCGACAATCTGGTCTTAAAATTCTCTCACTTGAAGTTCGGACTGATAACAAGGGTGCTATTCACCTTTATGAAAGTTTAGGTTTTCGTAGGATTGGAACCCTTGAAGGCTTTATGGAAATTGATGGCGAGTCTATCGATTTTGACATTATGGAATTATTTTTGGAGAAATCATGA
- the gdhA gene encoding NADP-specific glutamate dehydrogenase, whose translation MTTGKEYVAGVFEKVKALNAHEPEFLQAVEEVFESLVPVFDKYPKYVEENLLERLVEPERIVSFRVPWVDDKGQVQVNRGFRVQFSSAIGPYKGGLRFHPSVNQSIIKFLGFEQIFKNSLTGQPIGGGKGGSNFDPKGKSDKEIMRFCQSFMTELSKHIGADTDVPAGDIGVGGREIGYLYGQYKRLRNEYTGVLTGKGLTYGGSLARTEATGYGAVYFAEQMLKARGEDFAGKVALVSGSGNVAIYATEKLQSLGAKVVAVSDSSGYVYDPEGIDVPLLKQLKEVERARIVKYAEARPSATFTPANEGTIWSIKADLAFPCATQNEINAEQAKMLVDNGVIAVTEGANMPSTLEAIEVFQKAGVSFGPAKAANAGGVAVSALEMAQNSQRTPWSFEEVDAKLYNIMKGIYENTAAAAKEFDAEGNLVVGANIAGFLKVAEAMSAQGIV comes from the coding sequence ATGACAACAGGTAAAGAGTATGTAGCTGGCGTCTTTGAAAAAGTGAAAGCTCTTAATGCTCATGAGCCCGAATTTCTACAAGCTGTAGAAGAAGTGTTTGAATCACTGGTTCCAGTGTTTGATAAATATCCTAAATACGTTGAAGAAAATCTTCTTGAACGTTTGGTAGAACCTGAACGCATTGTTTCTTTCCGTGTTCCTTGGGTTGACGACAAGGGTCAAGTTCAAGTGAACCGTGGTTTCCGTGTTCAGTTCTCATCTGCTATTGGTCCTTATAAAGGTGGTCTTCGTTTTCACCCATCAGTAAACCAATCCATTATCAAATTCCTTGGTTTCGAACAAATCTTTAAAAACTCATTGACTGGTCAACCTATCGGTGGTGGTAAAGGTGGTTCAAACTTTGATCCTAAAGGTAAATCAGACAAGGAAATTATGCGTTTCTGCCAAAGCTTTATGACAGAGTTGAGCAAACACATTGGTGCTGACACTGACGTTCCAGCTGGTGATATCGGTGTTGGTGGACGTGAAATTGGTTATCTTTACGGTCAATACAAACGACTTCGTAATGAATACACAGGAGTTCTTACTGGTAAAGGACTTACTTACGGAGGTTCTCTTGCACGTACCGAAGCAACTGGTTACGGTGCTGTTTACTTCGCTGAGCAAATGCTTAAAGCTCGCGGTGAAGACTTCGCTGGTAAAGTAGCTCTTGTATCAGGTTCAGGTAACGTTGCTATTTACGCAACTGAAAAACTTCAATCACTTGGTGCTAAAGTCGTTGCTGTTTCAGATTCATCAGGTTATGTTTATGATCCGGAAGGTATCGATGTTCCACTTCTCAAACAATTGAAAGAAGTAGAACGTGCACGTATCGTGAAATATGCTGAAGCTCGTCCAAGTGCAACTTTCACACCTGCTAACGAAGGGACTATCTGGTCAATCAAAGCAGACCTTGCCTTCCCATGTGCTACACAAAATGAAATCAATGCTGAACAAGCTAAAATGCTTGTTGACAATGGTGTCATTGCTGTTACTGAAGGTGCAAACATGCCTTCAACATTGGAAGCTATCGAAGTTTTCCAAAAAGCTGGTGTTTCATTTGGTCCTGCCAAAGCAGCCAACGCAGGTGGTGTAGCTGTTTCAGCGCTTGAAATGGCACAAAATAGCCAACGTACACCTTGGTCTTTCGAGGAAGTAGATGCTAAACTTTACAACATCATGAAAGGCATTTACGAAAATACTGCAGCTGCAGCCAAAGAATTTGATGCAGAAGGTAACCTTGTTGTTGGTGCCAATATTGCTGGATTCCTTAAAGTTGCTGAAGCAATGTCAGCACAAGGTATTGTTTAA
- a CDS encoding HdeD family acid-resistance protein, whose protein sequence is MKGLSLWSGIIALIIGLFLFIHPFTTTAMIGWIIAIIIFLSGFTSLFMYSSSVNRSLWYLLQGILSIVFGIILLSSSVMSLSNAVMTIVAYWILISGILRLIGGFQMKKAGFFDANRFLGSAVLAILLGIFLLFNPTLSAIFVGRLAGLLLVAVGVSGISFSFKL, encoded by the coding sequence ATGAAAGGTTTATCACTTTGGTCAGGGATTATCGCCCTAATTATCGGACTTTTTCTCTTTATTCATCCCTTCACGACTACAGCCATGATTGGTTGGATTATCGCCATTATTATTTTCTTGTCTGGATTCACAAGTCTCTTTATGTATTCAAGTAGCGTTAATCGTTCACTTTGGTACTTGCTACAAGGTATCTTGTCCATTGTTTTTGGGATTATCCTGCTATCTAGCTCAGTTATGTCTCTATCAAATGCTGTTATGACCATTGTTGCTTATTGGATTTTAATTAGTGGTATTTTACGTTTGATTGGTGGTTTTCAAATGAAAAAAGCTGGATTCTTTGATGCCAATCGTTTCTTAGGTTCAGCTGTTCTTGCCATTCTTCTGGGAATATTCCTCCTATTTAATCCAACTTTGTCAGCTATCTTTGTTGGTCGTTTGGCAGGTCTTCTTCTAGTGGCTGTCGGCGTTTCTGGTATTAGTTTTTCATTTAAATTGTAA
- the queF gene encoding preQ(1) synthase, translating into MTRTDEMKNLTLLGNQNTKYKYDYDPSILESFDNRHVDNGYSIKFNCPEFTSLCPITGQPDFATIYLSYIPDKLCVESKSLKLYLFSYRNHGDFHENCINTIGKDLIDLLQPRYLKVWGKFTPRGGLSIDPYFNYGKPGTKYEKMADYRLMNHDLYPGTIDNR; encoded by the coding sequence ATGACTAGAACAGATGAAATGAAAAATTTAACCCTGCTGGGAAATCAAAATACCAAGTATAAATATGACTATGATCCAAGTATTCTTGAATCATTTGACAATCGTCATGTCGATAATGGTTACTCTATTAAATTCAATTGTCCTGAGTTTACCTCACTATGTCCGATTACAGGTCAGCCAGATTTTGCAACGATTTATCTCTCATATATTCCTGATAAACTTTGTGTCGAATCAAAATCATTGAAACTTTATCTATTTAGCTACCGTAATCATGGTGATTTCCATGAAAATTGTATCAACACCATTGGTAAAGACTTGATTGATTTACTGCAACCACGTTATCTTAAGGTTTGGGGAAAATTCACTCCACGTGGTGGCTTGTCAATCGATCCGTATTTTAACTACGGAAAACCTGGTACCAAGTATGAAAAAATGGCAGATTACCGCTTGATGAACCACGATTTGTATCCAGGAACCATTGATAATCGCTAA
- the queD gene encoding 6-carboxytetrahydropterin synthase QueD yields the protein MFLAPKEIKEPAGESLAYCPRRVMVSKEFTFDLAHHLFNYDGKCKAVHGHIYRLKIAVSGWFDERGISVDFGDIKQIYKEHLEPHLDHRYLNESLPYMNTTAENMVYWIFEQVAKHLPKEREIRVEYVHLCETPSSYAEFRREWLLDD from the coding sequence ATGTTTTTGGCTCCAAAGGAAATTAAAGAACCAGCTGGTGAATCACTGGCCTATTGTCCTCGACGCGTTATGGTTTCAAAGGAGTTCACTTTTGATTTGGCCCATCATTTGTTCAATTATGATGGCAAGTGTAAGGCGGTTCATGGACACATTTACCGTTTGAAAATTGCTGTTTCGGGTTGGTTTGATGAACGTGGCATATCAGTTGATTTTGGAGATATTAAGCAGATTTATAAAGAACATTTGGAGCCGCATTTGGACCATCGTTACCTTAATGAAAGCTTGCCTTATATGAATACAACGGCTGAAAATATGGTTTATTGGATTTTTGAGCAGGTAGCGAAGCATTTGCCAAAGGAACGTGAAATTAGAGTAGAATATGTCCATTTGTGTGAAACACCAAGTTCATATGCTGAGTTCAGAAGGGAGTGGCTTTTAGATGACTAA
- a CDS encoding ABC transporter ATP-binding protein has protein sequence MSKRNVFLRLWDYLRQYKGALFLAVFLKIFSSVMSVLEPFVLGLAITELTSNLMDMAHGVAGAHLNISYIAIILVLYFVRGMGYGLSSYGSNFFITKAVQKTIHDLRRDLSEKINKIPVSYFDSQQFGNVLGRFTSDVETVSNALQQSFLRIIEAFTTITLVICMVLYLNWRLALVVIAIIPITYLSAKFILGKSQPYFKEQADALGDMNGFVQENLSGFNVIKLYGREEISSQEFREITQNLQEVGFKASFISGIMMPVLSAISDMAYLIIAVLGALQVLSGQLTVGNMQAFVQYVWQVSQPVQTITQLASVLQSAKSSLDRIFEVLDEPEEAAQVTEKLVHDLSGQVTFENVSFQYVADKPLIHNFDLEVKPGEMVAIVGPTGAGKTTLINLLMRFYDVTDGCIKVDGHDIRNLSRQDYRKQFGMVLQDAWLYEASIKENLRFGNLDATDEEIVAAAKAANVDHFIRTLPGGYNMEMNQESSNVSLGQKQLLTIARALLADPKILILDEATSSVDTRLELLIQKAMEKLMEGRTSFVIAHRLSTIQDADKILVLNNGQIVEQGNHESLLAAKGFYYDLYNSQFAKNN, from the coding sequence ATGTCGAAACGAAATGTTTTTCTACGTTTATGGGATTATCTCCGACAATATAAAGGTGCACTTTTCTTGGCTGTTTTTCTAAAAATCTTTAGCAGTGTTATGAGTGTACTGGAGCCATTTGTACTTGGTCTTGCAATCACTGAATTGACGTCAAATCTTATGGATATGGCTCATGGTGTGGCTGGTGCTCATCTTAACATCTCTTATATTGCTATTATTTTGGTGCTTTACTTTGTCCGTGGTATGGGTTATGGGCTAAGTAGCTATGGTTCAAACTTTTTCATTACCAAAGCGGTGCAAAAGACTATTCATGATTTGCGTCGTGATTTAAGTGAAAAAATTAATAAGATTCCAGTTTCTTACTTCGACAGTCAGCAATTTGGGAACGTCTTGGGACGTTTTACATCAGATGTTGAAACAGTGTCAAATGCGCTTCAACAAAGTTTCCTTCGTATCATCGAAGCATTTACGACCATTACATTGGTTATTTGCATGGTGCTTTATTTGAATTGGCGTCTTGCTTTGGTCGTCATTGCCATTATTCCGATTACTTACCTTAGTGCTAAATTCATCTTGGGCAAATCGCAACCTTACTTTAAGGAACAAGCAGACGCACTTGGTGATATGAATGGTTTTGTTCAAGAAAATCTGTCTGGTTTTAATGTCATTAAACTTTATGGACGTGAAGAAATCTCTAGCCAAGAATTTCGTGAGATTACTCAGAATTTACAAGAAGTTGGCTTTAAAGCAAGCTTCATTTCTGGAATTATGATGCCAGTTTTAAGTGCTATTTCAGATATGGCTTACCTGATTATTGCCGTTTTGGGTGCTCTTCAAGTTCTTTCTGGTCAGCTAACTGTTGGTAATATGCAAGCTTTTGTTCAATATGTTTGGCAAGTGAGTCAACCAGTTCAAACCATTACCCAATTAGCTAGTGTTCTTCAAAGTGCTAAATCATCACTTGACCGTATTTTTGAAGTCTTGGATGAGCCAGAGGAAGCAGCACAAGTGACTGAAAAACTAGTACATGACTTGTCTGGTCAAGTAACCTTTGAAAATGTATCTTTCCAATATGTTGCTGATAAACCATTGATTCATAACTTTGACTTAGAGGTTAAACCGGGTGAAATGGTTGCTATTGTCGGACCAACTGGTGCTGGTAAGACAACGCTGATTAATCTTTTGATGCGATTTTACGATGTAACGGATGGTTGCATTAAGGTCGATGGTCACGATATTCGTAATTTGTCACGCCAAGATTATCGCAAACAATTTGGAATGGTCTTACAAGATGCTTGGCTTTATGAAGCAAGTATCAAAGAAAACCTTCGTTTTGGTAATTTGGATGCGACAGATGAAGAAATCGTGGCAGCCGCAAAAGCCGCTAACGTTGATCACTTTATCCGCACCCTTCCAGGTGGTTACAATATGGAAATGAATCAAGAATCAAGCAATGTCTCACTTGGTCAAAAACAACTCTTGACCATTGCGCGTGCTTTGCTTGCTGATCCTAAAATCTTGATCTTGGATGAAGCAACTTCATCCGTTGATACGCGACTTGAACTCTTGATTCAAAAGGCTATGGAGAAATTGATGGAAGGTCGTACAAGCTTTGTGATTGCACACCGCTTGTCAACTATTCAAGATGCTGATAAAATCTTGGTGCTAAACAATGGTCAGATTGTTGAGCAAGGAAACCATGAAAGCCTTCTAGCCGCTAAAGGTTTCTATTACGATTTATACAATAGTCAATTTGCTAAAAACAATTAG
- a CDS encoding ABC transporter ATP-binding protein, which yields MKLIWTYLKRYPKWLVLDVIGALTFVVVNLGLPTALARMIDQGVTVGNKNKVYFWALVMLVVIILGMIGRVILAYAAGKITTNMIKDMRNDMYDKLQQYSHQEYEQIGVSSLVTRMTSDAFILMQFAEQTLRMGVITPLMMISSVVMILVTSPSLAWIVAVAIPFLVLVVYYVATRTRPLSEKQQSTLDKINQYVRENLTGLRVIRAFAREDFQEQRFGSKNDEYKDLSSRLFILTGLTEPLFVLIIISMIVAIVWFALNPLAHGELQIGNLVAFIEYSFHALFSFLLFANFFTMYPRMVVSSERISEVMAMPISIDPNDDGVTETATKGYLEFDKVTFAYPGETESPVLKDISFKAKPGETIAFIGSTGSGKSSLVNLIPRFYDVTLGKILVDGVDVRDYQLKALRQKIGFIPQKALLFTGTIEENLKYGKSDATSEELQAAADIAQAKEFIESRDDRYQTHLAEGGSNLSGGQKQRLSIARAVVKKPDIYIFDDSFSALDYKTDAQLRARLKEVTQEATVLIVAQRVGTIMDADQIIVLDKGEIVGRGTHDELMQSNDIYREIANSQLNKAEEMKGE from the coding sequence ATGAAACTCATTTGGACTTATTTGAAAAGATACCCAAAATGGCTAGTGCTCGATGTTATTGGGGCGCTTACCTTTGTAGTTGTTAACTTAGGCTTACCAACGGCTCTTGCTCGAATGATTGATCAAGGGGTTACAGTTGGAAATAAGAATAAGGTCTATTTCTGGGCACTGGTTATGCTGGTTGTCATCATCTTGGGGATGATTGGACGTGTGATTCTTGCTTATGCAGCAGGAAAAATTACCACAAACATGATTAAGGATATGCGCAATGACATGTATGATAAGTTACAGCAATATTCACATCAAGAATATGAACAAATCGGTGTGTCTTCCTTGGTAACACGGATGACCAGTGATGCTTTTATCTTGATGCAGTTTGCTGAGCAGACGTTACGTATGGGTGTCATTACACCTTTAATGATGATTTCTAGTGTGGTGATGATTTTAGTAACCAGTCCATCGCTTGCTTGGATTGTAGCAGTTGCTATTCCATTTTTGGTTCTGGTTGTTTACTATGTGGCAACTCGTACGCGTCCTTTATCAGAAAAACAACAATCAACTCTTGATAAAATCAACCAATATGTTCGTGAAAATTTAACTGGTTTACGTGTCATTCGTGCTTTTGCGAGAGAAGATTTTCAAGAACAGCGTTTTGGTAGCAAAAACGATGAATATAAAGACTTATCAAGCCGCTTATTTATTTTAACTGGTTTGACTGAACCACTCTTTGTTCTAATCATTATTTCAATGATTGTTGCTATTGTTTGGTTTGCTTTGAACCCATTGGCACATGGTGAGTTACAAATCGGTAACTTGGTAGCCTTTATTGAATATAGTTTCCACGCCTTATTCTCATTTCTTTTGTTTGCCAATTTCTTTACCATGTATCCTCGTATGGTGGTTTCAAGCGAACGTATTTCGGAAGTTATGGCGATGCCAATTTCCATTGACCCTAATGATGATGGTGTGACTGAGACAGCTACAAAAGGTTATTTGGAATTTGACAAAGTAACCTTTGCTTACCCAGGTGAAACGGAAAGCCCAGTCTTAAAAGATATTTCCTTTAAGGCAAAACCTGGTGAAACCATTGCCTTTATCGGGTCTACGGGTTCTGGTAAGTCATCACTGGTTAACTTGATTCCACGTTTTTATGACGTGACGCTTGGTAAGATTTTGGTTGATGGCGTTGATGTTAGGGATTATCAACTGAAAGCACTTCGTCAAAAGATTGGCTTTATTCCGCAAAAAGCTCTGCTATTTACAGGAACCATCGAAGAAAACTTGAAGTATGGTAAGTCTGATGCGACAAGTGAGGAATTGCAAGCGGCAGCTGATATCGCACAAGCTAAAGAATTTATCGAAAGTCGTGATGACCGTTATCAAACTCATCTAGCTGAAGGCGGAAGCAATTTGTCAGGTGGTCAAAAACAACGTCTTTCAATTGCGCGTGCTGTGGTTAAAAAACCAGATATCTACATTTTCGATGATTCTTTTTCAGCGCTTGATTATAAGACAGACGCTCAGCTGCGTGCTCGTTTGAAAGAGGTGACACAAGAAGCAACTGTTTTAATTGTGGCGCAACGTGTGGGAACTATCATGGATGCCGATCAAATCATTGTGCTTGATAAAGGTGAAATTGTTGGACGTGGCACACATGATGAATTGATGCAATCAAATGATATTTATCGTGAAATTGCTAACTCACAATTGAACAAAGCTGAAGAAATGAAAGGAGAATAA